From Phycodurus eques isolate BA_2022a chromosome 13, UOR_Pequ_1.1, whole genome shotgun sequence, a single genomic window includes:
- the agxtb gene encoding alanine--glyoxylate and serine--pyruvate aminotransferase b, which yields MMQRTLFSRRSGLLAQQAAAALDGPLTQRMDHRSMSSVTIPPPACMLRPLEAPLRYLFGPGPSNVPPRVLAAGAKPIIGHLHPEMYEIMNDIKKGIQYAFQTENNMTISMSGSGHAAMECAVFNTVEPGESVLIANNGIWGERVAEIAERMGANVHRLEKTPGNYFSNKEIEQAIKKHKPVLFFLTHGESSAGLCHPIDGIGDICRKHGCLFLVDTVASLGAAPIFMDQQNIDILYSGSQKALNAPPGTAPISFNDRACHKMFNRKTKPVSYLFDMTHLSNYWGCDGKPARMYHHTGPVSGFFALRESLAILAERGLEESWRKHKEVAAYLYRGLEDLGLKLFISDKDLRLPSVTTIAIPEGYDWRELLVYIMKNHQMEMTGGLGPSIGMVMRIGLMGYNCEKSNADMALHGLADALKKCKKSKA from the exons ATGATGCAGCGGACTTTGTTCAGCCGGAGGAGCGGGCTCCTGGCCCAGCAGGCGGCCGCGGCCCTCGACGGCCCCCTCACGCAGCGCATGGACCACCGCTCCATGTCGTCCGTCACCATCCCCCCGCCGGCGTGCATGCTGCGGCCACTGGAGGCGCCTCTACGCTACTTGTTTGGACCGGGACCCTCCAACGTCCCCCCGCGTGTCCTGGCTGCGGGGGCCAAGCCGATAATTGGTCACCTGCATCCAGAAATGTATGAG aTCATGAACGACATAAAGAAGGGGATTCAGTACGCCTTTCAGACAGAGAACAACATGACAATATCCATGAGCGGCTCGGGGCACGCAGCAATGGAGTGTGCAGTATTTAACACGGTGGAGCCCGGGGAGAGCGTCCTCATCGCCAACAATGGCATCTGGGGGGAGCGTGTTGCAGAAATTGCAGAGAGAATGG GTGCTAATGTACATagacttgagaaaacaccaggGAATTATTTTAGCAACAAGGAGATTGAACAG GCTATAAAGAAACACAAGCCGGTGCTTTTCTTCCTAACACACGGAGAGTCATCTGCGGGTTTGTGCCACCCAATCGACGGCATTGGTGACATCTGCAGAAA ACACGGCTGCCTCTTCCTGGTGGACACTGTTGCATCACTTGGGGCTGCGCCCATTTTTATGGATCAGCAAA ACATTGACATCCTGTACTCGGGTTCTCAGAAGGCATTGAACGCACCGCCTGGCACGGCTCCTATCTCTTTTAATGACAGAGCATG CCACAAAATGtttaacagaaaaacaaaaccagtCTCGTACCTCTTTGACATGACACACTTGTCCAACTACTGGGGCTGTGATGGCAAACCAGCCAGAAT gtaccACCACACTGGCCCAGTATCGGGTTTCTTTGCCTTGAGAGAGAGTCTGGCTATTCTGGCTGAAAgg GGTCTGGAGGAGTCTTGGAGGAAACACAAAGAGGTGGCAGCCTACCTGTACAGAGGACTTGAAGATTTGGGTCTCAAACTCTTCATTTCTGATAAG GATTTGAGACTTCCCTCCGTTACCACCATTGCCATCCCTGAAGGCTACGATTGGAGGGAGTTGCTGGTGTACATCATGAAGAATCACCAGATGGAGATGACTGGAGGCCTTGGGCCTTCCATTGGCATG GTGATGAGGATCGGActgatgggctacaactgtgaGAAGAGTAATGCTGACATGGCGCTACACGGCTTGGCGGATGCgctgaaaaaatgtaaaaaaagcaaGGCTTAA